Genomic segment of Pseudomonas sp. DY-1:
AGGACAACGGAATCCTCTTCGAAGCTGCCGATGCGGTGGAGGCCGCCGCCATTCGCGGCCGCCTGTTGCCGCTTGCCGAGCGCATCAACCAATCCCTCGCACAATGCGGATTCGAGCTCTGCAAGGGCGGGATCATGGCCGGCAACCCCCAGCTCTGCCTGTCCCGCAGCGAATGGAGTCGGCGCTTCGCCAGCTTCGTCCGCGACGCAACGCCGGAAAACCTGCTGGGCTCCTCCATCTACTTCGACCTGCGCGCGGTGTGGGGCCCCACCGAGGGTTGCGCGGCATTGCAGCGGGAACTGCTGGTACTGGTGGCCGACAACAGCCTGTTCCAGCGCATGCTGGCCGACAACGCCCTGCGCCAGCGCCCGCCAGTGGGTCGATTCCGAGATTTCGTGGTCGCTCGCAAGGGCGCCGAAAAAGACACCCTCGACCTCAAGGTGCAGGGACTGACTCCCTTCGTCGACGGAGCCCGGCTGCTGGCGCTGGCCCACGGCATCAGCGCCTGCGGCACCCTGGAGCGCCTGCGTCAGCTGGTGGAGCGTGAGGTAGTGGACGCCCAGGACGGTGCTGCCTATGAAGAGGCCTATCACTTCATCCAACAGACCCGCATGCAGCAGCACCAGCACCAGGCGCGGCAAGGGTTGCCGTACTCCAACCGGCTCGACCCGGATACCCTCAATCACCTGGATCGGCGCATCCTGCGCGAGTCGTTCCGGCAGGCCCAGCGCCTGCAGTCCAGCCTGGCGCTACGCTATCAGCTATGAATGGTTTCCCCTGGTTCTCCCGCCGCACGCCACTGGCCCCGGACATGGCAGCCCGTCGCGACCGCCTGCCTGACCCGCAGGCACTGGACGCACGTCCCCTGCGCCAGCAGCGCTTCGTGGTCCTCGACCTGGAAACCAGCGGCCTGAACATGAGCCGGGATCTGGTGCTGTCCATAGGTGCGGTGAGCATCGACGACGGCGCCATCGACCTGGGCAATCAGTTCGAGTGCACCCTGCAACGCGAAACCGGCAAGCTGAACGCCAGCGTGCTGATCCATGGCATCGCGCCGAGCGAACTGGCAGCCGGTGTGGAGCCAGCCGAGGCTCTGCTGGGATTCATGGAGTTCCTCGGTGACAGTCCACTGCTGGCGTTCCACGCCACCTTCGATCAGCGCATGTTGAGCCGCGCCCTCAAGCAGGACCTCGACCACCGGCTGCGCCACTGCTTTCTCGACATTGCCGAACTGGCGCCCATGCTCTGCCCCGAGTCGGGAATCCGCAACGGCGGCCTGGACCAGTGGGTGGAGTACTTCGGCCTGCAAGTGCAGCAACGCCACAACGCCAGCGCCGATGCCCTGGTGACCGCCGAGATCGCCCTGATCCTCTTCAGCCGCGCTCGCCGCCAAGGCCTTGAAACCCCGGCAGCCCTGGCCTCCGCCCTCGCTCGCTGGCAACGCCGGCAGCACGTCCCCGCACTCTGAGACGTACCATCCGGTAGATTTCTTCGAACCCGCTCCGCCCCTTGGGCGTCGATTGAAGACCACCCAGGAAGCGGAGGTCTTCCCATGATCCGTCCACTCGCCCTCGCCCTGTCCGCCGCCCTGCTCTGCGGGACGGTCACGGCGGCGGATGTCACCTACTTCCCGGTGCCGGCTGGAACCAGCCCGCGTGACGTAGCGCCAGCCACTGATGGACGTGTCTGGTTCACTGCCCAGCG
This window contains:
- a CDS encoding PolC-type DNA polymerase III; the encoded protein is MNGFPWFSRRTPLAPDMAARRDRLPDPQALDARPLRQQRFVVLDLETSGLNMSRDLVLSIGAVSIDDGAIDLGNQFECTLQRETGKLNASVLIHGIAPSELAAGVEPAEALLGFMEFLGDSPLLAFHATFDQRMLSRALKQDLDHRLRHCFLDIAELAPMLCPESGIRNGGLDQWVEYFGLQVQQRHNASADALVTAEIALILFSRARRQGLETPAALASALARWQRRQHVPAL